The proteins below are encoded in one region of Drosophila santomea strain STO CAGO 1482 chromosome 2R, Prin_Dsan_1.1, whole genome shotgun sequence:
- the LOC120445492 gene encoding 5-hydroxyisourate hydrolase — MEARKFSTHILDTSVGKAAANVRVTVSRLDEIQEWRSLRAAQTDADGRCLLLEPGRFPSGIYKLTFHVGSYYAERNVKTLYPAIDLIVDCSENQNYHIPLLLNPFGYSTYRGT; from the exons ATGGAAGCTCGAAAATTTTCTACCCACATATTG GATACATCAGTGGGAAAGGCGGCAGCCAATGTGAGAGTAACAGTTTCCAGGCTAGACGAGATTCAGGAGTGGAGATCTCTTCGAGCGGCCCAAACTGATGCGGATGGTCGCTGTCTACTTTTAGAACCCGGTCGATTTCCCAGCGGGATTTACAAGCTGACCTTTCACGTGGGCTCCTATTACGCAGAGCGCAATGTGAAGACCCTGTATCCAGCGATCGACTTGATTGTGGATTGCAGTGAGAACCAGAACTATCACATTCCTTTGTTGCTCAATCCCTTCGGATATTCCACTTATCGTGGCACATAA